The sequence below is a genomic window from Desulfovibrio sp. JC022.
GTACGGTAAGGTTGTGTCCGTCCATAACCGGCATTTCAATATCTGAGATGACGACATTGACGAAGTCGGTAATGGGTCTCTTTTCCTCGATGGAGCGCTGTTTGTATTCTTGCAGCTTGTCCCAGCAGGCCCGTCCTGTGTTGGCCATTTCCACGGAGAATTTGGCCCGCACCATCATCTCGAAGAGCATTTCCCTGATCAGGGTAGAGTCGTCTGCAATGATAGCCTTGTAACCGGCGTGGTTGGCCCAATCAATAGAGTCGTCAAGTTTCAGTCCGAGATCCGGGTTGAGCTCGGCTACGATTTTTTCAAGGTCGAGAATCAAGGATATCCGGTCATCGAATTTAACAACGCCGGTAATGGAGTCTTCGGAGAGGGTGGATACGTAGTTGGACGGAGCTTCAACTTTTTCCCAGCTGATCCTGTGAATCCTGGTTACCCCGGAAACAAGGAAGGCTGAGGAGACATTGTTGAATTCGGTAACAATGACTTTTGGAGGCTCTGTTTCAACGCGCGGCTTTTTGAGCCAATGGCTCAGGTCCACTAAGGGAATTACCTTGTTGCGCAGGTTAAAAGTACCCATAATGGCCGGATGCGCAACCTTGGGAAGTTTGGTAATTTTTTCAGGAATTCTGATAATTTCCAAAACCTTGGCTACGTTTACGCCGTAAAAACCGCGATAGTTGCCTTCGCCTTCTTCGCGGGGTTCTTCTTCAAGCCAGAACTCAACGATTTCAAGTTCATTCGTACCAGCTTCAAGTAAAATGTCGGTCTGGGCCATGTGCTTCTCCGATTAAAGTCAGATTCTTTTATTCAATCACAATACTATATTAAGCTTTAAAGAGTATTATCGTCAACAATCGCTTAAAAAAAATAAATGGTTAACAACGGTCCATGGTCAGTGTGGACACTTCCCGCGCTGCTTCGATAAGTTCTTCCCAGTCTTCACAAGCAGTAAGCTTGGTCCGGATGGCCCGGATTCCGTCCATTCCCTTGGCGTAACGGGGTAAGATGGACCTGATTTTCCTGAAAGAACGGGTGCTGCCATCGAATTCACGAGTTATATTGATATGCTCTTCCATGGTTTTGCCAAGGTCGAAAGGGGGCAGGTCATCGCATTGCGGGTCATTAAGCAGTCTCAGGTAACGGGCGAATATGGCCGGATCGAAAAGAGCGCCGCGGGCAAACATGATCCCGTCAATACCGGTTTGTTTGATGCAGTTCATACCGTCTTCGGCGGTGAAGAGATCTCCGCTTCCTATTACAGGTATAGATACGTTCTGTTTCAAGATGGCAAGTTTGGACCAGTCCGCATCACCGGAAAACATCTGTTTGGCGTAACGGGGGTGCATGGTGATCCAGGCTACGCCCGCGTCTTCGAGTCTTTTGGCGATTTCAAGATAATTGTCCTCGCCATTCATGAACCCGAGTCTGATCTTGACGCCGACCCGTCCTTCACCGGCAATACGGACCATGGTTAATGCTGTTTCAATCAATCTATCCGGGTCAAGATGCAAAGCGGAACCGCCGCCGGTTTTGAGGACTTTTTTTACCGGGCAGCCTGAGTTTAAATCAAAAAAAGAGTAGCCCTGGTCAAGCAGTTGGGGCATAGTATCCGAATAGTCTTGCGGCTCACCGCCGAAGAGCTGGACCACCAGCGGATTGTCTTCGGGGTTGGTAGCGAGCAGGACTTTGGTTCCTTTGCCGTCATATTTAAGTCCTTTGACACTGACCATCTCTGTGCAGGCTACGGCGCATCCACGTTTGCGGCAAAGCATGCGAAAGGGCAGGTCCGAGTATCCGGCGAGGGGCGCCAGCCACGGTTTATCTGGACTTATGGGAAGTGATATCATGTTCTTAATACCTGAGAATATTATGTTCTTGGTTGATTCGGTCAAATGTGCCGAGGGCAGTGAATTACGTCCAAATGTCCGCAAAGTCAAAGCCTGCCTGTGTTTGTAGCATATTTTGCGCAGGTTATTTTCGAAAAAATTAAAATAAATCGAAAAAAAGTATTGACTTGAAAGGCGATTTCCATTTAAACCCCGCTTCGTTGCTTCGGCGAATCACAGGCGGACGAAGTTTTCGAGCTGAGAATAACTTGAAAAAATTTCAAAAAGTTCTTGCAATTTGAAAACAGAGCTTGTAGATAGATTCGCTCACAAGGGCTGGCGTAGCTCAATTGGTAGAGCAGCTGATTTGTAATCAGCAGGTTGCGGGTTCAAGTCCCATCGCCAGCTCCATGTGAAACAACAAAATATAGTGGTGGGGTTCCCGAGTGGCCAAAGGGAACAGACTGTAAATCTGTCGGCAACGCCTTCGGAGGTTCGAATCCTCCCCCCACCACCACTTTAGAAAATCGCGCTGTAGGAGGCAGGTAGGCCTGCTGTTTAACTACGGATTAGGGTGCGGGAATAGCTCAACGGCTAGAGCATCAGCCTTCCAAGCTGAGGGTTGCGAGTTCGAATCTCGTTTCCCGCTCCATTTTTACCCTATCCATTATGCGCATTTAATAAGGATGCCCACGTAGCTCAGTCGGTAGAGCACTTCCTTGGTAAGGAAGAGGTCTCCGGTTCAAGTCCGGACGTGGGCTCCATACATTGTGTTGTATGACCTTTTTGACGCTTTAAATCATTAAAAACTCTATTTAATTTAGGGGGATTTATCATGGGTAAGGCAAAATTCGAACGCGGTAAGCCTCATGTAAATATCGGTACCATTGGTCACATTGACCACGGTAAAACCACTCTGACTGCTGCTATCACCAAGATCGCTGGTCTTGCTGGTAACGGCGACTATGTTGCTTTCGACGAAATCGACAAAGCACCTGAAGAAAAAGAACGCGGTATCACCATTGCTACTGCGCACGTTGAATACGAAACTGAAAACCGTCACTACGCTCACGTAGACTGCCCCGGTCACGCTGACTACATCAAGAACATGATCACTGGTGCAGCTCAGATGGACGGCGCAATCCTCGTTGTTGCAGCTACCGACGGTCCCATGCCTCAGACTCGTGAGCACATCCTGCTCGCTCGTCAGGTTGGTGTTCCCGGAATCGTTGTATTCCTGAACAAATGCGACATGGTTGATGACGAAGAACTGCTCGAACTCGTAGAAATGGAAGTTCGCGAACTTCTCTCTTCCTACGATTTCCCCGGTGATGACCTTCCGGTTATCCTCGGTTCCGCTCTTAAAGCTCTCGAGTGCGACAACGCTGGTGATGACGCTGCAAAGCCCATCCTCGAGCTTCTCGATGCTTGTGACTCCTACATTGAAGAGCCCGAGCGCGACATCGACAAACCTTTCCTCATGCCTATCGAAGACGTTTTCTCCATCTCCGGTCGTGGTACCGTTGTTACCGGTCGCGTAGAACGCGGTGTGGTAAAAGTTGGTGAAGAAGTTGAAATCGTTGGTATCAAAGAAACCACCAAGACTACTTGTACTGGTGTTGAAATGTTCCGCAAGCTGCTCGATCAGGGTCAGGCTGGCGACAACGTTGGTGTTCTTCTCCGCGGTATTAAGCGTGAAGAAGTTGAGCGTGGACAGGTTCTTGCTGCTCCCGGCTCCATCAACCCTCACACCAAGTTCAAAGCAGAAGTATACGTTCTCTCCAAAGACGAAGGTGGACGTCACACTCCTTTCTTCTCCGGCTACCGTCCTCAGTTCTACTTCCGTACAACTGATATCACCGGTGTTGTAACTCTGGATGAAGGCGTTGAAATGGTTATGCCTGGCGATAACGCTACTTTCAACGTTGAAATGATCAACCCAGTTGCTATGGATCCGGGTCTGCGCTTCGCTATTCGCGAAGGTGGCCGTACCGTAGGCGCAGGTGTTGTAACTGAAATTCTGGAGTAAGACATGCGTGTCAAAGTTCTGATGCAGTGCACCGAGTGTAAGCGTCGTAACTATTCGACGATGAAGAACAAGAAGAACACTACTGGTCGTGTCGAACTGAAGAAGTATTGCCCTTTTGATAAGAAGCATACTCTTCACAGAGAGACCAAGTAGATTCTATAAATAAGCAGGCCAGTAGTTCCAACGGCTAGAACGTCGGTCTCCAAAACCGAATGCTGGGGGTTCGAATCCCTCCTGGCCTGCCACTTCATTTATGGGAAATCAATATGGCCAAGAAAAAAAATAAAAGTGCGGGAGTTCAGGCTAAGGCTGAAGCTCAGGGTGCCGGTGGCAAGATTAAACAGTTCACCGAGTTTCTGGAGCAGTCTAAGGTCGAAATCAAGAAGGTCGTATGGCCTACTCAGAAAGAGACTATTCAGACCTGTACCGCCGTCTTGGTCCTTGTCGTAGTCATGTCGCTTTTTCTGGGTGTTGTTGACATGGGTCTCAGCAAACTTGTTGAGACAATCCTGTCTTAAATAACCCGTAAAAAGGAAAAAGTTCCATGAACGCAGACGCTGAAAAACCTCAGGGAAGAAAGGCCCGCTGGTACATTGTTCATACCTATTCAGGTTTTGAACAGCGTGTTGAGCAGACTGTCCGTGAGATGATGAGAACCGGTCAGGACAAAGGACTGATCGAAGAAGTCGTCGTTCCCACGGAAAAAGTTGTCGAACTGGTTAAAGGGGAAAAGAGAACATCTACTCGGAAGTTTTATCCGGGTTATGTCATGATCAAAATGATCATGGAGGATGAATCATGGCATCTCATCCAGTCTATTCCTCGTGTTACCGGA
It includes:
- the tuf gene encoding elongation factor Tu yields the protein MGKAKFERGKPHVNIGTIGHIDHGKTTLTAAITKIAGLAGNGDYVAFDEIDKAPEEKERGITIATAHVEYETENRHYAHVDCPGHADYIKNMITGAAQMDGAILVVAATDGPMPQTREHILLARQVGVPGIVVFLNKCDMVDDEELLELVEMEVRELLSSYDFPGDDLPVILGSALKALECDNAGDDAAKPILELLDACDSYIEEPERDIDKPFLMPIEDVFSISGRGTVVTGRVERGVVKVGEEVEIVGIKETTKTTCTGVEMFRKLLDQGQAGDNVGVLLRGIKREEVERGQVLAAPGSINPHTKFKAEVYVLSKDEGGRHTPFFSGYRPQFYFRTTDITGVVTLDEGVEMVMPGDNATFNVEMINPVAMDPGLRFAIREGGRTVGAGVVTEILE
- a CDS encoding tRNA-dihydrouridine synthase, whose amino-acid sequence is MISLPISPDKPWLAPLAGYSDLPFRMLCRKRGCAVACTEMVSVKGLKYDGKGTKVLLATNPEDNPLVVQLFGGEPQDYSDTMPQLLDQGYSFFDLNSGCPVKKVLKTGGGSALHLDPDRLIETALTMVRIAGEGRVGVKIRLGFMNGEDNYLEIAKRLEDAGVAWITMHPRYAKQMFSGDADWSKLAILKQNVSIPVIGSGDLFTAEDGMNCIKQTGIDGIMFARGALFDPAIFARYLRLLNDPQCDDLPPFDLGKTMEEHINITREFDGSTRSFRKIRSILPRYAKGMDGIRAIRTKLTACEDWEELIEAAREVSTLTMDRC
- the rpmG gene encoding 50S ribosomal protein L33, with the translated sequence MRVKVLMQCTECKRRNYSTMKNKKNTTGRVELKKYCPFDKKHTLHRETK
- the nusG gene encoding transcription termination/antitermination protein NusG, coding for MNADAEKPQGRKARWYIVHTYSGFEQRVEQTVREMMRTGQDKGLIEEVVVPTEKVVELVKGEKRTSTRKFYPGYVMIKMIMEDESWHLIQSIPRVTGFIGGKNRPTPMRDSEAAKILSLMEDRQEQPRPKFNFDRGDDVRVIDGPFSGFNGVVEDVNYDKGKLRVSVSIFGRQTPVELDFVQVTKG
- a CDS encoding chemotaxis protein; protein product: MAQTDILLEAGTNELEIVEFWLEEEPREEGEGNYRGFYGVNVAKVLEIIRIPEKITKLPKVAHPAIMGTFNLRNKVIPLVDLSHWLKKPRVETEPPKVIVTEFNNVSSAFLVSGVTRIHRISWEKVEAPSNYVSTLSEDSITGVVKFDDRISLILDLEKIVAELNPDLGLKLDDSIDWANHAGYKAIIADDSTLIREMLFEMMVRAKFSVEMANTGRACWDKLQEYKQRSIEEKRPITDFVNVVISDIEMPVMDGHNLTVRIKSDEVLKQLPVILFSSIITDKLRHKGESVGADDQISKPEVTQLAQRAIALIEK
- the secE gene encoding preprotein translocase subunit SecE — translated: MAKKKNKSAGVQAKAEAQGAGGKIKQFTEFLEQSKVEIKKVVWPTQKETIQTCTAVLVLVVVMSLFLGVVDMGLSKLVETILS